A region from the Toxotes jaculatrix isolate fToxJac2 chromosome 2, fToxJac2.pri, whole genome shotgun sequence genome encodes:
- the rnd1b gene encoding rho family GTPase 1b yields MKERRNTQPLVVRCKLVLVGDVQCGKTAMLQVLAKDCYPETYVPTVFENYTACLELEEQRVELSLWDTSGSPYYDNVRPLCYSDSDAVLLCFDISRPDTMDSSLKKWKTEILDFCPSTRILLIGCKIDLRTDVCTLMELSNQKQTPITYEQGSAMAKQLGAEAYLECSAFTSEKSIHSVFRTAAMACINKLQPLPKPSPTRRLSKRLLHLPSKSDLLSSTFKKEKAKSCSVM; encoded by the exons atgaaggaaagaaggaataCACAACCGCTGGTCGTGAGATGTAAACTGGTTCTTGTGGGAGACGTTCAATGCGGTAAAACGGCGATGTTGCAAGTCCTGGCGAAGGATTGTTACCCGGAG ACCTACGTGCCCACGGTATTTGAAAACTACACGGCCTgtctggagctggaggagcagcgAGTGGAGCTCAGTCTGTGGGACACTTCAG GTTCTCCATACTATGATAACGTGAGGCCCCTGTGCTACAGTGACTCAGATGcagttttgctgtgttttgacatCAGCCGCCCTGATACTATGGACAGCAGTCTGAAGAAG tggaaaactgAAATCCTGGACTTCTGTCCAAGCACACGTATCCTGCTCATTGGCTGTAAGATAGACCTGCGCACAGATGTCTGCACGCTGATGGAGCTGTCCAATCAGAAACAGACTCCAATCACCTATGAGCAG GGCTCTGCTATGGCCAAGCAGCTGGGTGCAGAGGCTTACCTGGAGTGCTCGGCGTTCACCTCGGAGAAGAGCATCCACAGCGTGTTCCGTACCGCAGCGATGGCCTGCATCAACAAGCTGCAGCCTCTCCCAAAGCCCAGCCCCACCCGCCGCCTCTCCAAAAGACTTCTCCACCTGCCCAGCAAGTCGGATTTGCTCTCTTCCACCTTCAAGAAAGAGAAGGCCAAGAGCTGCTCGGTCATGTGA